The sequence AGTATTGCTGTGCTGTtgttatattacgtaataccttCATTCGCGCTTTCCAGACGAAAAACGGTTTACCAGTATACGTTTACATTTACACCCCGAACCATTCGGAATCGAACCATTTGAACGTAGCGAGTAACCTCGGCAACAATCAAATTTCAACTTGACATCGAACAGTGTGCAATTCGCGTCCCGATTCGATTCCCATCCGTAATGATTTCGGGACGGATAGACAGAAGAGAGGAACATTTGCAGCGGACGTCTTTTCACATAAGAAAATCCCAAAGAATGAGTATAGATTGTACACGGATTCAAATTAAACACGCGAATAACTGAAAGATTAAGCAGAGTAAGTGAATAAATTTCTCTATATTTCAGGATAAGGGGAGGGAGAggggaaagagagagggagggggAGGGAGGCGTAGGAGAAAATGTGTCAACAAAAGAGGCAGGCGCAAATATGGAAAAACGTTTCATACGAGGATACGAGGTTTAATTAACGAATTGTATTTATCGACGAGTTCGATTCTCGATACGTGACAAATGGAAATGAAACAATGACAATGCAACAACTTGAACGACAAATTCTTCGATTCGCGGATATAGGAACGACTGCGGATGTGGCTACGGATACGATTGCGGACGTGGATGCGGATACGAGCTGCGACCGCGTTTCCTTATATATCGTCTACTTGCAAATGTAAACCGTGGATAAATTTAAACGAACGCTTCGACCATGTAAACGTTTGTTAACGACggattatgaaaattaatcaacGTTCTCAGCCATCAATTTTTAATCGGCATTTTCAATTCGAACTTCAATCTTTTTCATCCACGAACGCGAAATGATACATATCGGCAAATCAAggatattttttcaatatacCGAATACGATTTTCGTTTCTGTCGATCGTTAACCGTTCTACGAGAGAAACCATTCTCCATGACGTTGCTCTATCGAAGAGAGCACGTTGTTCTTTCCTACATCGCGGTATGTTATTATTTCAGTGCGTAATTATTATTTCCTCGTATTATTAATCTAATCATTTTCAGGTGAATTTGCAGTTTCTACGAACGGAAACATCAAACATCCTGATCGTTCTACGTACAATCTAAAGGGGAAATCGTAGTACGCGAGCGCGCGTTTATGTGGGTGAACGAGTACTCGAGTACCTGGGAGAGGGAGGGTTGTCGGTGCAAAAGTCGAGCCTGGAACGAGCTCGGGGTGTCGATGGTATGCTGCCTAGAGAGGGCTGCATGTGGTGGAGTTACAGAACTCTGACGAAACCAAGGTAACGAGATCTTCCTGCGGGCTTTTTTCACGATTGTTGCAGGTTTTCCTGCCGGTGACGTCATGACAGTTCGTTTGCCTCGTGTTCAATTCACGTGCACGAACGCGATAATCGTGTTTAGCGCAACAAACGGGAATAAACGTGTTATCGAACGTACGAGCGACATGTTGCTCTCTTTAATGATTTTTCCCGATTCTCAAAACGGGTCGGAATAAATTTTCTCCGACGACTCGTCGCCACGATCACCGTCCAACGGATCCATTCGACCCAAGTGTCGCGCCCGTACTGATCCCGTTACCTATCGTTCCTCGCATCCTCATCCTCCTCTTTACCCTCGCCACCCTTTACCTTACCACCTATTTCTCACCCCTCACTCCCTCCCCGCCTTCCCCTCTCTCCCTCACTTTTCTTCCATCGTACCCTCTCGTGCACGCGCTGCAACGCGCTTGCTCGCTTTTCGATTATTCTCGAACCCCACCCAACCATCTTCTCTCGCTCTGCTCGCTGCTATCGCTACCCCACTACCGAACACCAACGACGAATCCACAGCTATCGCTTCTATCTACCCCGCTTACGTTTCTCGCTTTTATCGCTCTCATCTATCCTCGCGCTCCTTTCCACTCATGATCACTTATATCTAAACTCTATCTCAACAAACACGTCTAGATATCACGAACATTATGCCTTCCGTCTTTATTCCGTCTTTCATCTTCCGCCTTCAGAGATCGCAACCAAATCGATCCTggttctccttcttttttattcgtttcaaaCTGCAATTAAATACTTTCCGCGTCTTGCAAagctcttttttttatatattatctcctcttaatcgaatcgaatgaaaaatgtttatccTACCTTTATCCTTTTAACAGTCAATTGTCCACAAGTACAAATATGGATCCAACCATCTTTTCAACCTTATACGTTAAAAATCgaaacgtttcacaaataCGATCAGAGGCAATCGGCCGCGACTAACCACTGGCAAACCCAACGACTAACGTATAGTATTTGCTTGCTCTTGACGAACGATACCGATTATCGTGCAAGCCAAACCCGGATTGATTCCAAAGCAATCGCTACATAGCTCAAATTCTCGTAAGACAGTGAAAAAAGGAAACGGAACATCGAAAAAGCGAGATCCAAatgaaaagaaggaagaaagattCTACCTACCTTATCGGAATCTGTGGTGTTGGTGGAACCAAAAGATGCCAGGGAATTTCTATCTAAATTCTCAACGCTATCGTCCAGAGAAGCACATTCTTCGAGATCCCTGCTAGAACGTTGACTCGAACTCTTTTTCGCAGGACTCTTCGGCATGCTTAAACTGAAATATGTTTCCTGAATAACCTCGCGTAGTCTTTTCACCCACAGTTGCTTAGCATCCATCGAATTAGCTCGAAGAACGACACGTGTATCGCTGGTTGGTGCCCGACCTGTCCAAACCGCGAATTTGCATTCGTCACCCTCGATATGTTCGGTCACACCCAGCTCGGAGGTCATCAAACGGCTTTTGTAAATATACTTCACCTATATCGTGCCGGACAAAAGAAAACGTTTACGTTTACTCTGGATGGATACAGCTTGAGTTGTTTTATCACGCTCGATCAACGCGGCATATATGTATTCCAAATTGTTTTCCATATCGATTTTGCTTTTACCTACCTTTCCAGCCGAATCTTTCACCTCTTTGCTAAACAATAGGTACAATTCAAATAGAAATATGTGCCGATCCCTGCCTTTTCTAATCAGTTGTTTAGGGTCCCACACTGTAAAAGAGTCCTGCAGCACCACATCGCCTAGTGTGTCTATTCTTACATCGCAACCTTCCAGCATGCTCAAATGTAAGGCATCGTTCGCTTTCTTAGGCACATTTAACATTACTTCTAACCCATCTTTTATCTCACCCTGTCCTTCTTGGCAACAAGCCtacataatttgaaaaattgaaccGTGAAGAAACAGTAAGCGCAAAGATACAATGTAAGAAAAGATTAACAgacagaagaaaaaataaaagatatgaaaaagaggaaaaaagaactTGTTTCGATCATGCAGAGTATACgcaatatgaatttttatatctagAAAACTATACACCTATTACTATTGATATAGCGAGACTATAAAGGGAAAAGAGCAAACATTTTCCTTTCCCCGATCATCCTACCTGAAGATCTTTGAGCAACAACTGATACTTTGTTATTCTTTGTACCGGTTTAATTAGGTACGCAGCGATCGGATGTTCAACTCGCTGTTTCCTTTGTAATTCTTCAAACCATGTCCCACCATGAGTAACTAACAATTGATTACTTTCCGGTTTATTCTTACAGTATGTCACGTACATATCAAATTTAGGTGCCTaatcgataaaaaaagaagcaaattaATCGTCTAACACATCCAAGTTACGATACAAGACATAGGTATAGCTTACCCATGTCACGAAACAATGCCCAACGTCTTCTGGCATAGTTTCGTACTTTTCTAGCTCACGAAGAAATATGTTACTATGAAATTGATGAATTTCTTCCATATTGCTGAAAATTATTGATTCTCGTCCTTGTAATCCAGATGGAACGTTTCCTTTTCCGCATCGCGTTTCTTCCAAAAAACATCGAATACAAGTTTCCAAATCCTTCACGTAGGTCCTTTCTGTTTGCAGCAATTCAGCCATTATAAATCTGTGAACACGTTGCGGGTGATGAAAACAAAGACGCATGATAATTGTCATCGTTCGATTAAAGAGGAGCATACTCTTTTCTTCGTGCAGATCTTCTTTTCTCCTCGTTTAATTCTTTCAGATCTTTCCCCTTGATCTTCTCTTCGAGTAGAGGATCGGAATTGCGATCGATGGAAAGATCTTTTTGGCCATCGTCAGATTGAATTCCAAGATCTTCTTCGATTTGACTTTTATAGCAGTCCATACGTGTACTAAAGTCCTTGTATCTTTGATCCACTTCAGCAACAGATTGTTTGATTGCTGCTGCATGAGCGTGTCCTTTTTCCACTAAATTATCAGCTAGCTGGATCAACAGTTTCACCCTTTCTCTTGTTTCCTGTCACATCACGCAGCAAAcgaacgaacaaaataaatcagaaggaagaaaaaggataAAGAACAAACTCTTGTTCCTTCAAGCGCTTTCGTTTGTCGATCTGAGAAGAGAATGCAAGAAACGAACAAAACCTACCTTCGCAGCTCCCTTAAATTCGTTGTGCTCCCGCAACAATTGTTCATTTTCGATACGATTTTTACCAACGTTAGTATGGGTGGCTAAATACAATTCACCCGTTTCTCTTATCCATTCTAAAGCCTGTTTAGCACTGCGCTCGAATAAGACATATTGATGACACTGATCCAATCGTTTCTTACGCTGCGTCCAATATTCCAGCACACGATTTTCTTTACTAAGCAACTCTTCCAAAATACCTGTAACGTCGTAAATTCTAGATTAAAAGGTGCAAATGACAAAGATTATTTAGATGTAAAACCTTATTAGAGGCAACATGTCATACACGTTAACATGAAACTAACTTTTAACTTTATTCTCTGAGCCAGCGCTGTTCGCTTGATAACTATAAAACTGAAGACTGCGATTTGTATATTTGAGAAATGTTTCCGCGGTCCGCCGTACCAACGTGCATGCTTTTAAGAATGCTTCCTTCTGTTCTTGATGTTTTCCAACAAGCGTTGGCACTTGTGTCGCCTTTTCACCAGAAGCGCACCAATCTTCGTCTCGTTTGTATTCGCGTTCGAGGCTATCTAATACAGAGCGAACTTGTTCCGCCGTCTTGTAAAAATTAATGCTAGCAGTTACTAGCTTGTGTCTCTCTTCTGCACATGTCACTAGCTGTTGCCATCTCTTAGTTACATCCTCTGCCACTTCTCTTATACTCTTCGGATCGTAGTGATTCGCACTTACTAACGCATCTGCTCTGTGTTTGACCTGTAATGATCGATACACACATTTCTCTTTGTTACGCTATcatttgatcatttttatattacaatgCTGCTACGTATAAAGAGGATACAACTACATACCTGAACAGCTGAAGTATGCGTTTTTTCTATAGCAACTTGGAACTGTTCGTGTTCTAAACGAAGCTGCTCAGCATCCTGCAGATTTTCTGGAACTCTCAATGAAGCTAACAACATAGCTTCTCCATTGCGAATCCAATTGGCTACATGTGTAGCATCAGTTTGTAGTTGCACCAATTGAGAAGCTTGTTCTAAACGAACTCTTCTCATCTCCGCCAAATCTTCCGCGTCCATTTCtctttcgtttaaaaattcgAGAAGTACTTGAACTCTAGATGCAGCACTGTGTTGACCGTCTGCCATTATGCAAACTCCTGCTTGTTCTAATACCTAAGTGTCAAGGTAACGGAAGCGGCTCGTaacacaatttaatataaCGCATTTTTAAGATCTCTGTTATCATAATTCAGTATCGGAAATACATCTGTATATCTTAACTCTTTCTTACCTGAGCGAGTTCTTGACCTTGTTGCAAAACCTGAAATGCGGTATTCTGCATATGAGCAACACCATCGTTGTGCACACGCAACAATTGTTCAGGGGAACCCTCCCGAGGTGGACCTTGTAGCTCCTGCGCCCACATCTCTAACTGACCACTCGCTTCTAAAGCATCTCTTTCGAACACGCGCAATCGTAGGCATAGCTCTAATCTCAATTTTCTTGTAGCCCACAAATCTTCTAATTCCTGCCTTAAACCCGCTAACCTGTCTAAGGCAGCTTCTACTGCAGATATCTGAAAACAGTTACATCCAGAGTGttttcttccccctttttaaCCAATCTCACTCACATTTATATCATTTCATATTCATTCGTAAATGGTAAGAATAAatggagaaagaagaaaggtaAAAACCTAGAGCACAGGTAAAACTCACAGAGCCCGTAGTATCAGGAGCATCGGTAGATTCTCGAAGTTCTCGAAGCAATGCTTCACCCTGAACGATAGTCGATGCACAAGCTTCCATACAGGAGGCTCGGTGTTGAGCACATTGTTCCAACAGTCTTTCCGCAGTTTCCAGATTCTCTGCTACTTCGTCTTGTTGTAATTCTTGTCGCAATTCGTCAACCCAACCAGTTAACTATTGAAAATACATGGccgtttttatattttcggcGCTAATAACACGTATTATGTATACTTTACCTCTTTTTCATGCGTATAAAACACAACCGCCAAATCTAATCTTCGACGACGCTGTTCAACTCTTGCCGCGAAGCTACTAACGTGAGCTTCTAATTCTTGCGCCACGGCATATATTTCATCAGCAGCACACTCGCCAGTGTGTGCCAATTCTTGAGCAGCAGTAAGTAGTTTAGTAGCATTTGTATAAGTATTCTGAGCAAATgaaaatatcgtttatttaataCTTAATACTTGTATCGATACATCCACTCGTGAACAATATTATCATCAAGTTAATACCTGAGCTACATTTTCGAAATGTTCGTGACTTTTCTGGTACACTCTCGCTTTTTGAAGATTCCGACCAACACCTGTATTCTTTCTAATAAAAACTTCGCCATGATTAGTTAACCAATCCAGAACTTGCTTTACATCTTCTTGAAATAATCTGCGAACGATCAATCACTAATCAAACTACTAGAAAACATGAAGTACAACAATTGATAACGCggaattaataaataacatataGTGACCCGAAAAAGACGAACGAGAAAGAGAAGTGATGCATGAGAAATGCGAGTACCTTAACGCAAGTCGTTGATGCAGTTTGACTTTCCGAGCATGCCAACGAGCCTCCAACGCTCTGTGATGACCCAAGATTTGATGGATTACCGCCAATACATGCGATGCACCCTCGCTATAATCCGCTGCTGGATTTCCGCTCATACCGGAATGTCCATCGATACCGTGTCCATCTTGACTCTAAGCAAAGTAATCATTTTATCCATTCGatcattgaaatttttcatgtcAAAGCAGTCTAAACATTACTTGCCATGCACTATGATAGCGATTACATTAGTCAATGCGTACTCGTCGCTTAAACATGATTTATGGAAACATTTCACATCGGTTAGTACGACAATGATTACATGTAACTTTCCTTTTCTTAATgaaagaaagaggagaagGAGGGGAGAAATACCCACAGATTAAATGAGTACGCACTCACACATGGCTATAGCGTAGCGTTATCGATAAAGACATGACCCATGCATGTACCATACATTTTCTCAATCAAAATGATCTATAAATAATTGATACGATTTACCGAGAAGTGAACTAGAATAATACataaagcaaaataaataagattAGTTTGCAGGCATGTACGCATACATTCGTGCACACCAATAAACGTACATGTTTTCTGGCCGTATGGTCTATCCCTTGCGGCTGATTACAGACTTGCACGAGATGATCCAGTTGATAAAGAAGCTTCTTACTGGTACTATGCACCTAAACAACAGTAGGATTACCCAAAACCATAATTTAAGTTCCGTAACTGAATTCCGTTAAATATTGAAACCATATTTTAGTTGGACAATTcatgaaaaaaaaagtttacgAATACACGCAACGAGAAAGGACAAGTTTTATTTGTGTTCGGAATTATCGCATGATGCAACCGTTCCCTTTATTCGCAGGgttaactctctctctctctctcttaccATCTAATCCcttatttctttgaatatttattttatctttcttttctgtaAGACCCGCATACCAAGCAAACGACCACCGGTTAGAagctattaaaaaaaaaatgtctaaTCGTTTCATACATAATCGATGCAAAAACTCGTATCCGAGCTCGAACCGTGCGTCGAACTGAAGCCGTGACAAACTTGCAGCATCGAGCCTAGTCCACTCAAAAGTGCCTGATACGCGTCATATACCTGCCAAACATGATCGCCTTTTACTAAACATCACGTTATAGACAAAGTCACGAGTTGCGAGGCCAAACtacgattaattaaatgaaaaaaatccATGTTTGTTGTTTGTTTCTTCGAGATTGAATTCCTTTATCGCGAACCGACGAGAATCAATATTATGTACACGTTTGTGTCTCACGATATAGAAATGTGAAGTGAACATTGCAGATTTACATGAAacgacgacggcgacgacgacgacgacgacgacgacaacgacgacaacgatGTCGTATCATATAGCGTACGAAGAAAGATTACCTCTGTGTAAGCTTGACACATCGCTTCGTAAAGAGTTTGGTGTTGCCGTATATGAGATTCCAAGATTGGTATTTCATTAGGTAAGTTTCCAGCATCGCAAGCTTGACTCCATCCTGCAACGCTATCGACGTATTGCTCTGCCTTATGATGAAATACGACGCTCAAACTGAGGACCGCGGTACGTTCATCAAGTCCTGCTGCGAATTCTTTCCAAGCTCGATCTAGTCGACCGGCTACTGCCCTAACGTGTCCGGCAGCATAATGTTGAGTTTCGAGCAAACGGCTGGCCATGGTTAAAATCTTATTTATGTTCACGTAGACATTCATGGAACTCATAGTGAAATGTTTATGCTCCTCCTGCAAATTTTTAGCCAGTTGATAAGAACGTCCAATTTCGACATAATTCGCCAAAAATCCTTCTCTGTTGTGACAAATCCAATCAAACATTTTTGCACAATCCTGTTCAAAAAGCCTTAGTTGAAAGCACTGATCCAATTTCATCTTTTTAATGTGCCACAACTGTAAAAGATGCTGTTGCGCGGCGTGCACAGATTCTAAGTGTTGAATCACTAATGCTGCTAGAGCTCGTCCATCGGGGTCGGTGCCACCAGTTGCCCCGCTTTCTATACTACCACCTTCACCACTACTCGCTGCTATACCTATCACAAAAATGTACCAGTAAATGTTTGTTTCATGCTTAACGATTAATTTGAATTACCCGTTATTATGCATAGATGAGAAAAGATcaggattaaaattaaaagaaatggTGATGAACAATACAAATTGTTTCTTACTATTATCAAAACGTTGTAGTAATCGCTGACCGACAACTTCAATTTCTTCCACTGGAACTTTCATAatctttttcttcatttcattGTGCAGATCAATCCCGTGTTTCGCTCCAGCCACATCGTCCGCAAAATCATTTCGACTCAGATCTTCCTGTAAGTCGTCCAATCTATCAAGAAGATCAGCCGCCTGCCACGTAAAATCTTCTACGGCTAGTCTCGTGTCAATCCATTGTGCATGATCATACTGTAGCGATCCATCTAAATCCGCGGTCAATTGCGATGGATCGATCACCTTTGTCAAAGCTTCTAAACTTATTGTATTTATCTAAAACAGGGAAAGCGTTTTCAACCATTTTGCTGTTCAAAcacatatttcttttatagttTTATCTTTGCTTACTtcgaaattatatttcttttgtttAGCCAATGACGTTCTTTGCTTTTGCCAGAAATTTTCAGGTTTGATGATGAAAGCAACATGAATTGATCGATGAAAGTGTTCATGTAACAcctaaaatttgaaaatgtcaGTATTTTATAATCACAAATCTATTCAAGCTTTTCATCAAAGTAGTTATTATTGAatgtaagaaaaaatatagTGGAGCAAGGAGTTGAGATAATGATTAGAATGTGACCTTTAGGATGGGTTTGACAGAATCCCAAGTAGCACCACGCATATCCACAATGACAGTGAAGCGTAAACCTCTGGCTTCGTCGTTGGGTATGGTCAATAAGTATTGCAAAAGACGTCGGTAATCTTCAGGTTTGGCTCTTTCGCGTCTTGCTGTAGTAGGAAACACAAGTACTGGTCCACCCCTGCGATCCCGACCACCTGGCAGAATAGCCAGACGTTCTTGGAGCAAAGGTAAAACCTCCGTAGCTCTTGTTCCATCCATTTCAACCACTTTTATTTGGTCAAGTCGTACCTAccaaaacaatttttatataaatatttcttttccctcaataaaaaagaaaaggaaattaattGCACAATTATATCATCAAATATTCTTGTCAAGATGTATCCACAATATTGGATTCCACTATATCGTGATGTCATACCAAAAAGAAATAGGAAGAtcagatatatacatattaacgAAACCAGCTTTATTACATTACATCCGAattgtaagaaatatttaggAGATGTGTATATGATGCAcgataaattttcgaaataataCGCACATAAAATCAACATCGCGTCATCGTCATCTTCGTCTATTTATATTCGGAGAAAGATGACAAAAATGCATTCGGTTTCGATAATCCCATTGTTAAGAACTGTTAGAACCGTCATTACGACCTGAGCCGTTGCTACCATCACTGTCACGTCATTGACGTAAAAAATTATGTTCAACCGTCACTACATTCATCTAATAATGTACTCATAGGAAGAAAAGTGCATTCAGTAAATATTTCCGTACTTTCGTGCTTGGTTCGAATGTATTTGTGTTCGGATCGAAATGTCTCTTTTGGTTTGATCCGTTTCCGTAAGTTCATACCTTCAGGCGGATCACGAATCAGAAACCACGGCCGAATCAGAATGAACATTGTTTCGCTTACCCGTGTGAAAGATcaattcgatgaaatttcgCTCGTTTCGACTTTCTTATTTCTTCCATGCATATATACGTTGAATAAAAGGCGTTGCGATTCATATTGTTCGTTCGCCAGCATTAAAATTTGTACATTCACGATAAATCCTAAGCTCCGAAACCGCTACCTGCCAATGCCAGTCTGCCATATTCGAACTGGTACGAACGAGAAATTTTCAATGATCTTCTCGTTCGAACGTCGACGCACGGTCATGGGTACATTAATGTTTGTTAGTGCCGTACGAGGGCAGCACATACCCTTTGGATTTTCCGcattgtaagttcccgttaaaATCATAGATATCATCTGATATCACTTATACaagtataaataatacatacacAATACGCACGAGTTCCGATCTTAACCTCCCGATGGTATTGTTGGCTCATTTGTTGCGATCAATCGGTAAaaccaaatttatttatttatatgaataAGTATCTTACACATATATCGTACGTAACGTTTCAATccatttaatttttacattctCGAATAACCAGTGAAACTCCGATGAACTGCTCGTATTAACATTTGAAATTATTCTACTTATTGTCAGTTTTTCGTCATTTTATCTCAAATACTtgacatttttcaaatttatacgAGTATAAAAACGCGGCATATTAATAAATCAGTCAGAAAATTATGTTCTATTTTAATGACATTTCTAATaaacgttttcaaattttaaccTTTATCGAAATTTTAACCTAatcgaaacaatttatttccaATGATTTGAAATTTGTTCAATCTTGTTTCGTTATAGGAAAATAATCGATGTGTATATTGTGCATTTAAAATCCTACAAGTTATGGCGAATCCTGTTTTACGAAGTTTTATCAAAGATATACCTTCACGCTTAAAAATTCGTGTCGAACAAGTTCGACATGGACATCATCTTCGAGGAAAACCACCAACTATCGCTCTCACTTTGCAGCAACGGCTCCAATGTAAGTGGAACAGTTTTATGGATATCTAGGAAACTAAAGCTGAGCATCACAGTCGTTATATGTATAAGTGAATTTGCTCAGAATTATGAGCCACATGACAACATATTTGAAAAACATTCAAGCCAGTGAGGTGAACCTCTTTTGATATAATTACCTTTGAtaccttctttcttttttatagtGCTGAAAGGACCAAGTCCAACTAAATTAAACATAGGTTTTCTTGCTTCAAAACCCTCATTGCAAAAAAAACAGGCTTGGATGGCTGAACGAAAAATCAAACGAGCTAACATGGACTTTGAGAAAGAAATAAGGAGTGGACAGTGTAAGTGCTAAATTTCTGATTGAGACAGTCACATGTGTACATGTGGTATTCATTATACCATGGTATCCTATATGTGTTTTACAGTGCCATTAAATTTAGAAGAAGCAAGAAATACTTGGTTAGAAACAACTAGTCCATATGATATTCAAAAAATCGCAGATCATTATAACATTTTCCAAGATTTATTTGGAAatgcttttttctttcctgTTGTACAGCTTGACATCAATTACAACATAGACGATAATGATACTCTAGTCAAAGTTTATACaggaaatgtaataaaacctgCAGAGGCACATACGTTACCAAATGTTGAATACAAAGCCCAAAAGGATACTTTATGGACATTGGTGATGTGTACACCAGATGGTAATTTGGAGAACTCAAACAACGAATATTGTCATTGGTTTTTGTAAGTTGACAAGGTGTTTGTTACCTAAGCAGTTCGGTCCATAGAATTAACTTACACTCATTCTTCTTCCTATTTAGAGGAAATATTCCAGGAAACAGAGTAGAAGAGGGTGAGCAAATAATGGATTATTTGAGACCAATCCCAGTTAGGGGAGTAGGATATTATCGTTACATATTTATCCTGTACAAACAAAGTCAACGC is a genomic window of Bombus huntii isolate Logan2020A chromosome 1, iyBomHunt1.1, whole genome shotgun sequence containing:
- the LOC126868930 gene encoding triple functional domain protein isoform X1, coding for MDGTRATEVLPLLQERLAILPGGRDRRGGPVLVFPTTARRERAKPEDYRRLLQYLLTIPNDEARGLRFTVIVDMRGATWDSVKPILKVLHEHFHRSIHVAFIIKPENFWQKQRTSLAKQKKYNFEINTISLEALTKVIDPSQLTADLDGSLQYDHAQWIDTRLAVEDFTWQAADLLDRLDDLQEDLSRNDFADDVAGAKHGIDLHNEMKKKIMKVPVEEIEVVGQRLLQRFDNSIAASSGEGGSIESGATGGTDPDGRALAALVIQHLESVHAAQQHLLQLWHIKKMKLDQCFQLRLFEQDCAKMFDWICHNREGFLANYVEIGRSYQLAKNLQEEHKHFTMSSMNVYVNINKILTMASRLLETQHYAAGHVRAVAGRLDRAWKEFAAGLDERTAVLSLSVVFHHKAEQYVDSVAGWSQACDAGNLPNEIPILESHIRQHQTLYEAMCQAYTEVHSTSKKLLYQLDHLVQVCNQPQGIDHTARKHSQDGHGIDGHSGMSGNPAADYSEGASHVLAVIHQILGHHRALEARWHARKVKLHQRLALRLFQEDVKQVLDWLTNHGEVFIRKNTGVGRNLQKARVYQKSHEHFENVAQNTYTNATKLLTAAQELAHTGECAADEIYAVAQELEAHVSSFAARVEQRRRRLDLAVVFYTHEKELTGWVDELRQELQQDEVAENLETAERLLEQCAQHRASCMEACASTIVQGEALLRELRESTDAPDTTGSISAVEAALDRLAGLRQELEDLWATRKLRLELCLRLRVFERDALEASGQLEMWAQELQGPPREGSPEQLLRVHNDGVAHMQNTAFQVLQQGQELAQVLEQAGVCIMADGQHSAASRVQVLLEFLNEREMDAEDLAEMRRVRLEQASQLVQLQTDATHVANWIRNGEAMLLASLRVPENLQDAEQLRLEHEQFQVAIEKTHTSAVQVKHRADALVSANHYDPKSIREVAEDVTKRWQQLVTCAEERHKLVTASINFYKTAEQVRSVLDSLEREYKRDEDWCASGEKATQVPTLVGKHQEQKEAFLKACTLVRRTAETFLKYTNRSLQFYSYQANSAGSENKVKSILEELLSKENRVLEYWTQRKKRLDQCHQYVLFERSAKQALEWIRETGELYLATHTNVGKNRIENEQLLREHNEFKGAAKETRERVKLLIQLADNLVEKGHAHAAAIKQSVAEVDQRYKDFSTRMDCYKSQIEEDLGIQSDDGQKDLSIDRNSDPLLEEKIKGKDLKELNEEKRRSARRKEFIMAELLQTERTYVKDLETCIRCFLEETRCGKGNVPSGLQGRESIIFSNMEEIHQFHSNIFLRELEKYETMPEDVGHCFVTWAPKFDMYVTYCKNKPESNQLLVTHGGTWFEELQRKQRVEHPIAAYLIKPVQRITKYQLLLKDLQACCQEGQGEIKDGLEVMLNVPKKANDALHLSMLEGCDVRIDTLGDVVLQDSFTVWDPKQLIRKGRDRHIFLFELYLLFSKEVKDSAGKVKYIYKSRLMTSELGVTEHIEGDECKFAVWTGRAPTSDTRVVLRANSMDAKQLWVKRLREVIQETYFSLSMPKSPAKKSSSQRSSRDLEECASLDDSVENLDRNSLASFGSTNTTDSDKTGVAEVTWVIADHSAAPGSKELTVTKGQQVEVLENGSNISGVNTSEWTHVRLLVAPGQVDPPPEGLVPTSALKQPPPVSSKTSPSRKVPGQQQQQQQQQQQQQQQQQQSHYHQQQSTSQIQTAASSGGITTVSSGTTGIPGSSSSVVGTGIVASGGLSAQNVPPSSILPDETENIIAGAAAAAAAAAANDGSGAANTNSPGNKRRGFSGRKWLPPPLRKLSQGKVEKSPATTTPTATATTATTSTAISIVQTSCERSSLKKNVSEKRFRLPSGAEQSRPLRSASVSISALTTATASMRVSTSVSEADLDTELEPGLEGAEEEEGETEQSEPELEEDTMPEPDDTEALTYSEQNGADDAEDELELPPPMKPITEPILVATANGSSESAIATESCGKSLTSERSAKILDGATTADLAEIEQIVKERMEQHTENQERQSLMRTPSGKSSNVGIGGDEDYDEGTLSTAITIAATTIAAPTTATSTTTMTTAATMVTTMATTTTTTTTTTSSPVHGTPEECDVESAVLAKRQFVIRELVETEKDYVNDLKQIVEGYMSLMRDPESEVPLPDDLRGGKDKMVFGNIEAIYEWHRDFFLKALERCLERPEELGPLFKRYERKLHMYVVYCQNKPVSEYIVSEYIDTYFEDLRQKLGHRLQLCDLLIKPVQRITKYQLLLREALRLTERTQRMSEIEGLTAAVHVMRIIPKAANDMMDVARLQGFDGKITAQGKLLLHGPLLVSEFSSNLPSKEKEWQVFLFEQNIIFSEAVGKKTQFTNPVYIYKAHIQVNKLCLQNPYDDPEKFIIRSTDPRKPGLAFSCSAAEENGPRKQEWVDTITAILQTQRDFLKAIQSPIAYQKELTKDPFRGVSPDSPCRGSVLSTISSTIPNMSKTNEERRNELVGAAGSTISATSKTLATAAAVAATATGTGTGTATATTSILHRPRTAATDQDSSQTQSSPSKSRLNFLEGFRSTLRPRSPVRNNSIPIVPGSRVRLTADWGKLHAGEELEIFRVDGPGLIVSPVIGMKKEEFWIPASLVPNSSISRAWSFRPRRIDSAEGSGESVRLPQDIHAEENGPPAILTIPCSIRATAGGVARLVLEARRVERALVRWRKEGQRCDIIEGTDRYRLFRTNDSLCLEIAPCLPSDSGIYHCLVEHETGSCSAKIPLRIIGIDATNAWCDTIECNRSNGFTMNEITSSIVALPNSKKKLTNDMEIEQFTNKYIELEELGTGRFARVCCAREKGFDREVALKQISRSKQPLSLTRAEYDLLRSIRHDNIVRAFALFEDTPQPDIDTIVLELVRGSTLFAYLGEQVEYTESTVAKYTGQLLSALQWLHSRKQAHLDLKPENILVDSETGIVKLIDFGEAIRAVPLDQVVPPPVDLEFAAPESVLGKPTGSYTDMWAAGVFLYVLLSGLSPFLDDSIEETTANILKCDFCFPDEYFNEISTDVKNLLETLLRLHGEDRATAQLILSSPWFKISIGATIPSSRMVAFIERRAHRSKSHQDRNSSFYS